From the genome of Aliarcobacter lanthieri:
AAGTTTTGGATATATAATATTTCCTATTACAAATTGAATGATAACTAAAGCTGAAAATAACCAAAGAATATCACTTAAACTATCTAACTGTATAAAAGCAAACGTTGTAGGTATCAAAACAGCAACTATTGTTCCAATAGTAGGAATAAAATTTAATATAAATGCTATAAATCCCCATAAAACAGAAGCTTCCATTCCAAAATATTGGCATATTAAAAAAGTCAAGAACCCTGTAACTAGACTTACAATTGTAGTTATAAAAATATATGCTCTAATACCTTGAGATATAGAACTAAGTATATTTTTTGCTCTTATTTTACTATCTTCTTTTTTGAAAAGGGCATTTAATTTTGCATTAAAAAATTGCTGATCAATTAATAAGAATAATACATATAAAAAAATCTGCATCAAATTACTAAATATTGAGCTAAATACAACAAAGATTCTATTTAAAACACTTGAGATACTGAATTCTTGAAAAAATTTACTCAATGGTTCTTTTACATCTATTGAAGTTAAAGTTGAAATTTTATCTATTACAATATTTATTTTTGAATCTAATTGAGATACAACAGAGCTTAATTCCATCATACTTGAAGTTAAAAATGTACCTACTTTTATCATAGAATATATGATGATTATCAAAGATAATGGAGTTGCTATAAAATCTAAAAACTTTTTATTTATATAAGGAATTTTTCTTATTAATGAAGC
Proteins encoded in this window:
- a CDS encoding AI-2E family transporter; this translates as MESLKSDINFAKLFYVFAFMFLVFYSFNSLSNILIPIAIAFFIWFLINALASLIRKIPYINKKFLDFIATPLSLIIIIYSMIKVGTFLTSSMMELSSVVSQLDSKINIVIDKISTLTSIDVKEPLSKFFQEFSISSVLNRIFVVFSSIFSNLMQIFLYVLFLLIDQQFFNAKLNALFKKEDSKIRAKNILSSISQGIRAYIFITTIVSLVTGFLTFLICQYFGMEASVLWGFIAFILNFIPTIGTIVAVLIPTTFAFIQLDSLSDILWLFSALVIIQFVIGNIIYPKLMGNKLNISQFVVILSLVVWGAMWGSIGMFLAVPIMMILLIILSQFESTKSLAILISENGNIVRKDEN